In Rhodamnia argentea isolate NSW1041297 chromosome 11, ASM2092103v1, whole genome shotgun sequence, one genomic interval encodes:
- the LOC115735832 gene encoding uncharacterized protein LOC115735832 — protein sequence MAYGRRSTTSSISEALTDLHPLPYPVLVILGVIFIFLFTSWYFSFEDFMESVQEQTGWILLAAPLVLLVLVRWLSTSTEDPTTFFTASPWDQRRRMYRPPAEGSSPWGVAALIVLLLVLMQYQSAFQESWFNPF from the coding sequence ATGGCCTATGGTAGAAGAAGTACCACCTCTTCAATCTCCGAGGCCCTCACCGACCTCCATCCTCTGCCGTACCCGGTCTTGGTCATCCTAGGAgtgatcttcatcttcctcttcacgTCATGGTACTTCAGCTTCGAGGATTTCATGGAAAGTGTCCAAGAGCAAACGGGCTGGATTCTATTGGCTGCACCGCTGGTCTTGCTTGTCCTTGTCCGGTGGTTGTCGACGTCCACGGAAGACCCGACGACCTTCTTTACAGCTTCTCCATGGGACCAGCGGCGTCGAATGTATCGCCCGCCAGCCGAGGGAAGCTCGCCTTGGGGAGTGGCCGCTTTGATAGTTTTGCTGCTTGTTTTGATGCAATACCAATCTGCCTTTCAAGAAAGCTGGTTTAACCCTTTTTGA
- the LOC115735831 gene encoding triosephosphate isomerase, chloroplastic produces the protein MAVVSTSLTSQFSGLRRSSKLDRSPPAAQSFTQHVNARVCFSSCSPHQKPCRGVVSMAGTGKFFVGGNWKCNGTKDSITKLVSDLNSATLEPDVDVIVAPPFVYIDQVKNSITPRIEIASQNSWTGKGGAFTGEISVEQLKDIGCKWVILGHSERRHVIGEDDQFIGKKAAYALSEGLGVIACIGELLQEREAGKTFDVCFQQLKAYADAVPSWDNIVIAYEPVWAIGTGKVATPQQAQEVHVACRDWLKKNVSAEVASKTRIIYGGSVNGGNCAELAKQEDIDGFLVGGASLKGPEFATIVNSVISKKVAA, from the exons ATGGCGGTGGTTTCCACTTCCCTCACCTCCCAATTCTCCGGCCTCCGCCGCTCCTCGAAGCTCGACCGCTCCCCCCCCGCCGCCCAGTCCTTCACCCAGCACGTCAATGCTCGAGTCTGCTTCTCTTCTTGTTCTCCTCATCAGAAGCCGTGCAGAGGCGTCGTTTCCATGGCCGGTACCGGCAAG TTTTTCGTTGGTGGAAACTGGAAGTGT AATGGAACTAAAGACTCCATCACTAAGCTTGTTTCTGACTTGAACAGCGCGACATTGGAGCCTGATGTCG ATGTCATTGTGGCACCTCCCTTTGTATACATTGACCAGGTTAAGAACTCAATAACGCCACGGATTGAGATAGCTTCTCAAAACTCTTGGACTGGGAAAGGTGGGGCTTTCACCGGAGAAATCAG TGTGGAGCAACTGAAGGATATTGGCTGCAAGTGGGTTATTCTTGGGCACTCTGAGCGGAGACATGTTATTGGTGAAGATGATCAG TTTATTGGAAAGAAAGCTGCTTATGCTTTGAGTGAGGGTCTTGGAGTTATAGCATGCATTGGGGAGCTTCtacaagagagagaagctgGGAAAACTTTTGATGTCTGTTTTCAGCAATTGAAGGCTTATGCCG ATGCTGTGCCTAGCTGGGATAATATCGTTATTGCCTATGAGCCTGTGTGGGCCATTGGGACTGGTAAGGTGGCCACCCCCCAGCAGGCTCAGGAAGTCCATGTAGCATGCCGTGATTGGCTGAAAAAGAATGTCTCTGCAGAAGTTGCTTCCAAAACGCGCATCATTTACGGAG GGTCTGTGAATGGAGGAAATTGCGCAGAGCTTGCAAAGCAGGAAGATATTGATGGTTTTCTTGTTGGCGGTGCTTCCTTGAAG GGTCCTGAGTTTGCTACAATTGTCAACTCTGTGATATCCAAGAAAGTCGCTGCTTGA
- the LOC115735737 gene encoding methylsterol monooxygenase 1-1-like: MLPYRTIADAEAALGRSLTSAEALWFDYSAAKSDYFLYCHNILFLFLVFSLVPLPTVLLQLARPSGFDRFKIQPKVRLSSSKIFKCYKDVMKIFFLVVGLFQLASYPTVKMVGIRTGLPLPSFWEIVAQLLIYFSIEDYTSYWMHRWLHCKWWYEKIHRVHHEYTAPIGFAGSYAHWAEILILGIPSFLGPAFVPGHMITLWLWFALRQIVAIDTHSGYDLPWSPAKYIPFYGGADHHDYHHYVGGLSHSNFASVFTYCDFIYGTDKGYRYQKKLLRKMKEDRIKEEWKSDHSTRDLKDD; this comes from the exons ATGCTGCCCTACCGGACGATCGCCGACGCCGAGGCGGCGCTCGGCCGGAGCCTCACCTCCGCCGAGGCCCTCTGGTTCGACTACTCCGCCGCCAAGTCCGATTACTTCCTCTACTGCCACaacatcctcttcctcttcctcgtctTCTCCCTCGTCCCGCTCCCCACCGTGCTCCTGCAGCTCGCGCGCCCCTCCGGCTTCGACCGCTTCAAGATCCAGCCCAAGGTCCGCCTCTCCTCCTCCAAGATTTTCAAGTGCTACAAGGACGTCATGAAGATATTCTTCCTCGTCGTCGGCCTGTTTCAGCTCGCCTCGTACCCGACCGTCAAG ATGGTTGGGATCAGGACAGGATTGCCATTGCCATCATTCTGGGAGATTGTGGCGCAGCTCTTGATCTATTTTTCGATTGAGGATTACACCAGCTACTGGATGCACAGATGGTTGCACTGCAAATGGTGGTATGAGAAGATCCACAGGGTTCACCATGAGTACACTGCTCCAATTGGTTTTGCGGGGTCATACGCGCACTGGGCTGAGATTCTAATCCTGggaattccttcttttcttgggCCTGCATTTGTTCCTGGGCACATGATCACATTGTGGTTGTGGTTTGCTTTACGACAGATTGTGGCCATTGACACTCATAGCGG TTATGACTTGCCCTGGAGTCCTGCGAAGTACATTCCATTTTATGGTGGTGCAGACCATCATGATTACCATCACTATGTGGGCGGTTTAAGTCACAGCAACTTTGCCTCGGTGTTTACCTATTGTGACTTCATCTATGGAACTGATAAG GGCTATCGGTATCAGAAGAAACTCCTCAGGAAG ATGAAGGAGGATCGGATTAAGGAGGAATGGAAAAGTGACCATTCTACTCGAGATCTTAAAGATGACTAG